A stretch of Paenibacillus peoriae DNA encodes these proteins:
- a CDS encoding amino acid ABC transporter ATP-binding protein — MSSLIQFRNVNKHYGHFHVLKDINLQIKEGEVVVIIGPSGSGKSTLLRCINRLETISDGELIVNEIPVHDKKIDINAFRRNIGMVFQHFNLYPHKKVIENIVLAPMKVLGISKEEATQTAITYLKRVGIEEKAQSYPAQLSGGQQQRVAIARGLAMNPKIMLFDEPTSALDPETIGEVLDVMRSLAHQGITMVIVTHEMGFAREVADRVIFMDKGQILEDSQPAEFFQNPGEERARLFLSRLIHH, encoded by the coding sequence GTGAGCTCTCTGATCCAGTTTCGCAATGTCAACAAGCATTACGGTCACTTTCATGTACTCAAAGACATTAATCTTCAGATTAAGGAGGGCGAGGTCGTCGTCATCATCGGTCCCTCCGGCTCGGGTAAAAGCACCCTGCTTCGCTGCATCAATCGTCTGGAAACGATATCGGATGGGGAACTGATCGTTAACGAGATCCCTGTACATGACAAAAAGATTGATATTAATGCCTTCCGTCGCAATATCGGAATGGTGTTCCAGCATTTCAATCTGTATCCCCACAAAAAGGTAATTGAAAACATTGTACTGGCACCTATGAAGGTACTGGGCATCTCGAAAGAAGAAGCTACTCAAACAGCCATCACTTATCTAAAGCGCGTCGGAATCGAGGAAAAGGCACAGAGCTACCCCGCCCAATTGTCTGGTGGGCAGCAGCAGCGGGTCGCGATCGCCCGCGGGCTCGCGATGAATCCAAAAATTATGTTGTTTGACGAGCCTACCTCAGCTCTTGATCCCGAAACGATCGGAGAGGTACTGGATGTTATGCGCTCGCTCGCCCATCAGGGCATCACAATGGTCATTGTCACTCATGAAATGGGCTTTGCACGTGAAGTGGCGGACCGCGTGATTTTTATGGACAAAGGACAGATTTTGGAAGACAGCCAACCTGCCGAATTTTTTCAGAATCCGGGTGAAGAACGGGCCCGCCTGTTCCTGAGCCGTCTGATTCATCATTAA
- a CDS encoding cupin domain-containing protein, which produces MTKAISPLVTALGMEPHPEGGWYKEMWKANFQIPKPVLPDVYSGPRFAASSTYFLLHPGEFSEWHVVHSDELWLYHSGSPVELKLGGSGEEPGEETVIIVGADVEAGQHPQALVPGAVWQTARPLGDEPVLVTCVVAPGFHFDDFKLIAKNPTES; this is translated from the coding sequence ATGACGAAAGCTATTTCACCGCTAGTCACGGCATTGGGCATGGAGCCCCATCCAGAAGGCGGCTGGTACAAAGAGATGTGGAAGGCCAATTTTCAAATTCCGAAGCCTGTATTGCCGGATGTATATTCTGGTCCGCGCTTTGCAGCTTCGTCTACGTATTTCTTGCTGCATCCGGGCGAGTTCTCCGAGTGGCATGTGGTCCATTCTGATGAGCTGTGGTTATATCATAGCGGAAGCCCTGTAGAGTTGAAATTGGGTGGAAGCGGAGAAGAGCCTGGTGAAGAAACTGTGATTATTGTTGGTGCAGATGTGGAGGCAGGACAGCATCCACAAGCACTCGTCCCAGGAGCAGTATGGCAAACGGCACGTCCGCTTGGGGATGAGCCCGTACTGGTAACCTGTGTGGTTGCACCAGGATTCCACTTTGATGATTTCAAGTTGATTGCCAAGAATCCAACTGAATCGTAA
- a CDS encoding class D sortase: protein MLSLRKLSYVFILLGLLFILFPKATEWNEDREQSKLLKAAELPSGKSDALWPPSLTDSYARLSTTLTEVPAREARQNTSTPPVTIGSANEQTPIATISISRIALKLPVLEGATRINMRHAAVHMPETGTLGQAGNAAVAAHRARTSGRLFNRLNELKIGDKIVVNTRGNQYVYSVYSLKMVDPTDVSVLKSFKKQKLLTLITCDPLINPTHRLIVQAKLST from the coding sequence TTGCTGAGTCTGCGTAAACTTTCCTACGTATTTATTTTGTTAGGCTTACTTTTTATTTTGTTTCCTAAAGCGACGGAATGGAATGAGGATCGGGAACAAAGCAAGCTATTAAAAGCAGCAGAACTACCATCAGGAAAAAGCGATGCGCTATGGCCCCCCAGTCTTACGGACAGCTATGCTCGCTTGTCCACTACTCTTACGGAAGTCCCGGCTCGTGAAGCACGACAAAATACTTCCACACCCCCTGTTACCATTGGAAGCGCTAATGAACAAACTCCCATAGCCACTATTAGTATAAGTCGTATTGCTTTAAAGCTCCCTGTATTGGAAGGCGCAACGAGGATAAATATGAGACACGCGGCTGTACATATGCCGGAAACGGGGACGCTGGGACAGGCGGGGAATGCCGCCGTTGCTGCTCATCGAGCCCGCACCTCTGGACGTTTATTTAATCGTCTAAATGAATTGAAGATCGGGGATAAGATTGTTGTTAACACTCGGGGTAACCAATATGTATATAGCGTTTATAGCCTGAAGATGGTCGATCCTACGGACGTGTCTGTTCTGAAAAGCTTCAAAAAACAAAAGCTGCTCACCCTGATTACATGTGACCCTCTCATAAATCCCACCCATCGTCTCATTGTTCAGGCCAAACTAAGCACCTAA
- a CDS encoding collagen binding domain-containing protein, giving the protein MRTKINVMIIALLLIVQSFFNATLAYADAPAPELPQSAVSDPTHTVTDTVYGVPNLEPPREIPSNTPPFVQGAVSSKSQHDATPQSILTKLSLTDESGHVIDAVYSPDSQFDIGSAIQLGYEWELPDNTYKSGDTFTFHLPEQFVIYTDISSPLVTTDGTVGYFTVDRQGKVIMTFNPYVETHSNVSGKLQIKTEFTKEIVKGSTEVIIAIPIKGGVQTVIVNVKPQSGPSLSKQGKLAGTNQIDWTIDVNKQLNTVKHAFITDPIPLGLELRRDSIRLYHLQVNIDGSTVVRDLVNASEYAIEADQAGTGFVIRFQDDSMNTAYQIQYSTRITGDETRFSNTATLSGDAIENVAATGTVQVERGEFLSKKVEKYDHATQTLSWAIRYNFGETKIPEAKALLIDHFNKTQELLPGSLKVFKGNTLEELPSWAYTVIPVDYPDRNGFKLQFNFDVDSAYTIRYQTQARGRVYENGKVINIITSDGIQKIVSTEITSGVMTKMYDTPNYNTKIIPWVITINTDLYTMKNIVIHDVFPNGGLALLPDTLKIQTVDGTTELRAPTDYELIPLSQDYKQGFTLKFHKTIHKAYTIKYSTTYNNDWKTDTTKPEFRNKSIIEYQFEDGETSSHAVECPIWPDFMTQRNGAKQGSYNATSKLITWDIKANYNRKILNHAEVRDPLLQGQKLLPGSVKVHDMTLLGWWDGVQKGAEIPADQYTIIPPSEQNGNELRIQFKEQIQTPYWITFQTSLEGELIDKEIHNQALLLDGQKTVSKWAAQVTVPHGGEYVSKVGTQNGNKIDWSIRINEGQSHVSNAKIIDQPSSNQILIEDSFHLYSTIIAANGNTTKGTELIRNQDYKLYIKTDAQGQQTFELAFAKDISSAFILEYQSFIHAEDKAKVSNKVAFEGDRLTTEIRETSQEIIVRTSSGSGSGGGVTESLELTKVDQDMPEKVLPGAQFALYDKGQKRAPLIQTTNQEGKIIFSSLLHDDYILEELAAPEGYKITESKLEIKIDATLRQSSGVKKIVITNRKEKKNEPGTPTHPDPSPPSGGSGKKHDRDPEIPDTPSVTVPPSFPMSPEDIALLQEEPAPIPPEPPAVMPHQDPSPPVDSKDDPKPKIRVKVPGKEPEEPEDPPAVHQLPQTGESSPVPFYLTGIALVMWGVLLKFTRTNKK; this is encoded by the coding sequence ATGAGAACAAAAATAAATGTAATGATCATTGCCTTATTGCTCATTGTCCAAAGCTTTTTCAACGCAACACTGGCTTACGCAGATGCTCCAGCCCCAGAACTGCCGCAGAGTGCTGTATCCGATCCTACACATACCGTTACGGATACTGTATACGGTGTCCCAAACCTTGAACCTCCCAGGGAGATTCCTTCAAATACGCCCCCCTTCGTTCAAGGAGCAGTCAGTTCAAAATCTCAACATGATGCAACTCCGCAGAGCATACTAACGAAGTTGAGCCTGACCGACGAATCAGGGCATGTCATTGATGCAGTATATAGTCCCGACAGCCAATTCGACATCGGATCAGCCATCCAACTAGGCTATGAATGGGAGCTTCCTGACAATACCTATAAGTCAGGAGACACTTTCACCTTTCACTTACCAGAACAGTTTGTCATCTACACTGATATCTCATCTCCGTTAGTCACTACCGACGGAACCGTGGGATACTTCACAGTAGATCGTCAGGGCAAGGTGATCATGACCTTTAACCCATATGTAGAGACTCATTCCAATGTCAGCGGCAAACTGCAAATCAAAACCGAGTTTACAAAAGAAATAGTGAAAGGTAGTACAGAGGTCATCATTGCGATTCCGATCAAAGGCGGGGTGCAAACGGTCATCGTGAATGTAAAGCCCCAGTCAGGGCCGTCCCTAAGCAAACAAGGGAAACTAGCTGGCACAAATCAGATCGACTGGACCATTGATGTGAACAAACAGCTAAACACCGTAAAGCATGCCTTCATCACCGATCCAATTCCTTTAGGACTGGAACTCAGAAGAGACTCTATCCGGCTCTATCATCTCCAAGTCAATATCGACGGATCGACCGTTGTTCGAGACCTAGTAAATGCGAGTGAATATGCCATTGAAGCAGATCAGGCCGGGACAGGGTTTGTGATTCGTTTTCAAGACGATAGCATGAACACGGCCTACCAGATTCAATATTCCACGCGCATTACTGGCGACGAAACTCGTTTTTCCAACACAGCAACGCTTTCAGGAGATGCGATAGAGAACGTTGCTGCTACCGGTACTGTTCAGGTAGAACGTGGTGAGTTTTTGTCCAAAAAGGTTGAAAAATATGATCATGCCACACAAACACTCTCGTGGGCCATACGATACAACTTCGGCGAGACAAAAATCCCCGAAGCCAAAGCTCTTTTAATTGATCATTTCAACAAAACTCAAGAATTGCTACCCGGTTCCTTGAAAGTATTTAAAGGAAACACGCTGGAGGAACTCCCATCGTGGGCGTATACTGTCATCCCAGTTGATTATCCGGACCGCAACGGCTTCAAACTTCAATTTAACTTTGACGTAGATTCAGCCTATACCATCCGATACCAGACTCAAGCCAGAGGCCGTGTCTATGAAAATGGAAAAGTTATAAACATCATAACCTCAGATGGAATCCAGAAGATCGTATCGACAGAAATCACAAGCGGAGTTATGACTAAAATGTATGACACACCCAATTACAACACCAAAATCATACCTTGGGTGATTACCATTAATACAGACTTGTACACCATGAAAAATATTGTCATTCACGATGTGTTTCCAAACGGGGGCTTGGCCTTGTTGCCGGACACCCTGAAAATTCAAACTGTTGACGGAACAACGGAGCTACGTGCCCCCACGGATTATGAGCTGATTCCGCTATCACAGGACTATAAACAAGGATTTACGCTCAAATTTCATAAAACCATTCATAAAGCTTATACGATCAAGTATTCAACCACCTATAACAATGACTGGAAAACGGATACGACGAAGCCTGAGTTTCGTAATAAATCCATTATAGAATACCAGTTTGAAGACGGAGAAACATCATCGCATGCCGTGGAGTGCCCGATCTGGCCGGACTTTATGACACAACGAAACGGTGCCAAGCAAGGAAGCTATAATGCGACCTCCAAGCTCATTACCTGGGACATTAAAGCCAACTACAATCGCAAGATCCTAAACCACGCGGAAGTGAGAGACCCCTTGCTGCAAGGTCAGAAGTTACTGCCCGGCTCCGTGAAAGTACACGATATGACCTTGCTGGGATGGTGGGATGGCGTACAAAAAGGGGCTGAAATCCCGGCAGATCAATACACCATTATCCCTCCCTCCGAGCAAAATGGGAATGAATTGCGTATCCAGTTCAAGGAGCAGATACAGACTCCCTACTGGATTACCTTTCAAACTTCATTGGAAGGAGAACTGATTGACAAGGAAATTCATAATCAAGCCCTTCTACTGGATGGACAAAAAACAGTCTCCAAATGGGCAGCGCAAGTCACGGTACCTCATGGTGGAGAATATGTATCTAAAGTCGGTACACAAAATGGAAATAAGATCGACTGGAGCATCCGCATCAATGAAGGACAGTCACATGTATCCAACGCTAAAATTATAGATCAGCCTAGCAGCAATCAAATCTTAATCGAGGATTCCTTTCATTTGTACTCTACAATCATCGCTGCCAACGGAAATACCACCAAGGGCACCGAGTTGATTAGAAACCAAGATTACAAGCTGTATATCAAAACAGATGCTCAAGGCCAGCAAACTTTTGAACTTGCTTTTGCCAAGGATATTTCCTCTGCTTTTATTCTTGAATACCAATCATTCATTCATGCTGAGGACAAAGCCAAAGTGAGTAATAAGGTTGCCTTTGAGGGGGATCGCTTGACGACAGAGATACGGGAAACCAGCCAGGAAATCATCGTACGAACGTCTTCCGGCTCCGGTTCCGGCGGGGGTGTGACCGAAAGTCTTGAGTTGACCAAGGTAGACCAGGATATGCCTGAGAAGGTACTGCCTGGCGCACAGTTTGCACTCTATGATAAAGGTCAAAAAAGAGCCCCTCTCATTCAGACCACCAATCAGGAAGGCAAAATCATCTTTTCCTCCTTGCTTCATGACGATTACATCTTGGAGGAATTGGCAGCACCGGAGGGCTATAAAATCACCGAGAGCAAGCTTGAGATCAAAATAGACGCAACACTGCGACAAAGCTCTGGTGTAAAAAAGATTGTGATCACCAACCGTAAAGAAAAGAAAAACGAACCAGGAACGCCTACTCATCCAGACCCGTCACCCCCGTCTGGAGGCTCAGGTAAGAAACATGACAGAGATCCGGAAATACCCGATACTCCGTCTGTAACCGTTCCTCCGTCATTCCCAATGTCTCCGGAGGACATAGCCCTTCTACAGGAGGAACCTGCACCTATACCGCCGGAGCCGCCAGCCGTCATGCCTCATCAAGATCCTTCTCCTCCGGTGGATTCGAAAGACGATCCCAAACCTAAGATCCGTGTCAAGGTTCCCGGGAAAGAGCCAGAAGAGCCAGAGGATCCACCTGCGGTACATCAGTTGCCCCAAACAGGTGAAAGCAGCCCCGTTCCGTTCTATTTGACAGGCATAGCGTTGGTTATGTGGGGCGTATTGTTGAAATTCACACGGACGAACAAAAAATAA
- a CDS encoding AraC family transcriptional regulator: MTTDQKNNEGLWNGEPVVIVRTPSAFAKQSLLYIQELGYFQKTSAFTVERKELASFLLVFTLSGKGELLYRDKKYILKPHDLFFINCEEYVQYSTSGHEAWEFISLYLYGNLIGNFYEQFAKHNKPVISMHNPYIILDKLHALICGQSDRSLSAELLTSRLIGEILMCILQHPYDHQHVNAETLSEVRRVQQYLDQSYCERITLDSLADMFELNKFNLAKNFKKQIGFSPIDYLINVRITAAQSWLKTSDMSIVDIARYVGIPNTSHFINLFKEHVGETPHSFRKKWGNRSKL; this comes from the coding sequence ATGACAACAGACCAAAAAAACAACGAGGGCCTCTGGAACGGCGAACCTGTCGTAATTGTGCGCACTCCCTCCGCTTTTGCCAAGCAATCCCTTTTATATATTCAGGAATTAGGCTACTTCCAAAAAACTTCTGCTTTTACGGTGGAAAGAAAAGAACTCGCCTCTTTTTTGCTTGTTTTTACGTTGTCTGGTAAGGGAGAATTACTATACCGGGACAAGAAATATATTTTAAAGCCTCATGATTTGTTTTTTATTAATTGTGAGGAGTATGTGCAATATAGCACCTCCGGTCATGAAGCCTGGGAGTTTATCAGCTTATACCTGTACGGCAACCTGATCGGAAACTTTTACGAACAATTTGCCAAGCATAATAAACCGGTAATATCCATGCATAATCCGTATATTATATTGGACAAACTGCATGCTCTGATTTGTGGGCAGTCTGACAGAAGTCTTTCCGCTGAACTGCTAACGTCCAGGCTCATTGGTGAAATACTGATGTGCATCTTGCAGCATCCCTATGATCACCAGCATGTGAATGCTGAAACCCTCAGCGAAGTACGTCGGGTACAGCAATATTTGGATCAGTCCTACTGTGAGCGAATAACACTGGACTCGCTGGCAGACATGTTTGAATTAAACAAGTTTAATTTGGCTAAAAATTTCAAAAAGCAGATCGGTTTCTCTCCGATTGATTATCTCATTAATGTCCGTATCACGGCCGCTCAAAGCTGGCTTAAAACCAGTGACATGTCCATTGTGGATATCGCAAGGTACGTAGGTATTCCCAATACGAGCCATTTTATTAACCTGTTCAAGGAGCATGTAGGAGAAACACCTCATTCCTTCCGCAAGAAGTGGGGGAACCGTTCCAAGCTGTAA
- a CDS encoding DUF445 domain-containing protein, with amino-acid sequence MGKPKNTKTAAAWSLVILGAGFAATLPFQQYGWARLLAGAFEAGLVGGLADWFAVTALFRHPLGIPIPHTALLPKNRDKLTNALVSTVENNLLNKDSIASKIADIRLADLVLGGVEKGLRTPEAAASIDVLAKRLVQSLPLAELAPVIVAELKRQMTDFDAGPLLEALARQTSEKGYDRRALDYTLEQAESWLLRPETGYTLGTLGMQAVSGLQVSGLMQFALNAFLGYLNEERMGEMIRHFLLDQVAELQREEHPRRQAVLDGLRTQVTRLATKDTVQEGLNGWKDSLVEAWEGDASVLGKMEELRIRLLDYMEDGSYVQTYILPLLDRMLTDLRGNTELLDKINVRIVEGITGLVEANHSRIGNLVRENVDKMDNKSLIALMEDKLGQDLQWIRINGAVTGFLIGIVLTGIRMLIQ; translated from the coding sequence ATGGGAAAACCCAAAAATACGAAAACCGCAGCGGCTTGGTCGCTTGTTATTCTAGGGGCAGGCTTTGCAGCCACATTGCCCTTCCAGCAATATGGCTGGGCTCGTTTGTTAGCCGGAGCTTTTGAGGCAGGACTTGTAGGGGGACTGGCGGACTGGTTCGCTGTCACTGCTTTGTTCCGTCATCCGCTAGGCATTCCGATACCACATACCGCGCTGCTTCCTAAAAATAGGGACAAGCTCACAAATGCCTTGGTGAGTACGGTGGAAAATAACTTGCTAAACAAAGACAGCATCGCGTCTAAAATTGCAGATATTCGTTTGGCCGATTTGGTGCTGGGTGGTGTGGAAAAAGGTTTGCGCACGCCGGAGGCGGCGGCATCCATAGATGTTCTTGCCAAGCGGCTCGTCCAGTCGCTCCCGCTCGCGGAATTGGCTCCGGTCATCGTGGCAGAGCTCAAGCGGCAGATGACTGACTTTGACGCCGGACCGCTGCTGGAGGCGCTTGCTCGTCAGACCAGCGAGAAGGGTTATGATCGCCGCGCGCTGGATTACACGCTGGAACAAGCCGAGTCCTGGCTTTTGCGACCCGAAACGGGCTATACGCTGGGTACCTTAGGTATGCAGGCTGTCAGCGGTTTGCAGGTGAGCGGACTGATGCAGTTTGCCTTGAACGCATTCCTCGGCTATCTGAACGAAGAGCGTATGGGTGAAATGATTCGTCATTTTTTGCTGGATCAGGTAGCAGAACTGCAAAGGGAAGAGCACCCGCGCCGTCAGGCCGTGCTGGATGGTCTAAGAACACAGGTGACCCGATTGGCGACGAAAGATACGGTTCAGGAAGGGTTGAACGGCTGGAAGGATAGCCTTGTTGAAGCCTGGGAAGGTGATGCGTCGGTGCTGGGAAAAATGGAGGAACTGCGTATACGCTTATTGGACTACATGGAAGACGGAAGCTATGTGCAGACCTATATTTTACCGCTATTGGATCGAATGTTGACTGATTTAAGAGGGAATACCGAGCTGCTGGACAAGATTAATGTGCGAATTGTGGAAGGTATTACTGGACTGGTGGAAGCCAACCATAGTCGGATTGGTAACTTGGTGCGCGAAAATGTAGACAAAATGGATAACAAATCCCTGATTGCACTGATGGAGGACAAACTGGGACAGGATTTGCAGTGGATACGTATTAATGGCGCAGTTACAGGCTTCCTGATCGGCATTGTGCTGACAGGTATCCGTATGCTAATCCAATAG
- a CDS encoding TIGR02328 family protein: MRLWHEHLIDKLPRPQLLGQHRECCALRGNGWGKPHATVNYVFDYHPMLLVRYHRLIMDEMKSRGYNVDPLWEQPLYRGKQCEPWEAELGEELAGAGAYVEHDDEYMKECLDNLASKGILIEIEVT, from the coding sequence ATGAGGCTTTGGCATGAACATTTAATCGACAAGTTACCCCGTCCGCAACTGCTGGGGCAACATCGTGAGTGCTGTGCCCTGCGCGGGAATGGGTGGGGCAAGCCACACGCCACGGTGAATTATGTGTTCGATTATCACCCCATGCTGCTGGTGCGCTATCATAGGCTCATTATGGACGAAATGAAAAGCAGAGGGTACAATGTTGACCCACTATGGGAACAGCCTTTGTATCGCGGTAAGCAGTGTGAGCCTTGGGAGGCAGAGCTGGGTGAGGAACTGGCAGGCGCGGGTGCATATGTGGAGCATGACGATGAGTATATGAAGGAGTGCCTGGATAACCTGGCTTCCAAGGGGATTTTAATAGAAATTGAAGTGACCTAA
- a CDS encoding NAD(P)H-dependent oxidoreductase, whose protein sequence is MSNTSAKKQEILDAFLFRHATKEFDPNRIIPEEDFQFILETGRLSPSSVGFEPWQFVVVQNQALREKLAAVSSGGQKQIPAASHVILILARKDVRYDSPYVEYMYKEVKGMSEEEFASLPGRYKIFQGESQHLLENERTLFDWASKQTYIALGNMMTAAAQIGIDSCPIEGFNYDQVHAILEEEGLLENGLLDISVIAAFGYRAHEPKREKSRQPLEKVTRWIL, encoded by the coding sequence ATGTCTAATACATCAGCTAAAAAACAGGAAATTCTGGACGCCTTTCTGTTCAGGCACGCCACGAAAGAATTTGATCCCAATCGCATCATACCGGAAGAGGATTTTCAGTTCATTCTCGAAACCGGGCGACTTTCTCCAAGCTCCGTCGGTTTTGAACCATGGCAGTTTGTAGTTGTACAAAATCAGGCATTAAGAGAGAAGCTGGCTGCGGTTTCCAGCGGTGGCCAAAAGCAGATTCCTGCGGCTAGCCACGTCATCCTGATTTTGGCGCGCAAGGATGTTCGTTATGATTCTCCTTACGTGGAGTATATGTATAAAGAGGTTAAAGGTATGTCTGAGGAGGAATTTGCCTCACTGCCAGGCCGCTATAAGATTTTCCAGGGTGAAAGTCAACACCTGCTGGAAAACGAACGTACGCTATTTGACTGGGCTTCCAAGCAAACCTATATTGCCTTAGGCAATATGATGACCGCGGCGGCTCAGATCGGTATTGACTCCTGTCCGATTGAGGGTTTTAACTACGATCAGGTGCATGCCATTTTGGAGGAAGAAGGACTGCTGGAGAACGGGCTGCTCGATATTTCAGTCATTGCTGCCTTCGGTTATCGCGCTCATGAACCCAAACGTGAAAAATCCAGACAACCCCTGGAAAAGGTCACACGCTGGATTCTGTAA
- a CDS encoding winged helix-turn-helix transcriptional regulator — translation MAQEMEHAVSVNFGCPVAKTVGVIGGKWKGVILYHLTTGPRRYNEIRRTLPNITQRMLTLQLRELERDGIVHREIYNENPPRVEYSLTPLGDTLRPLLDFMRDWGIFYGEQGCEPVTTTSKSGKHFC, via the coding sequence ATGGCACAGGAGATGGAACATGCAGTTAGCGTTAATTTTGGATGTCCGGTAGCGAAAACCGTCGGGGTTATAGGCGGCAAATGGAAGGGAGTCATCTTGTATCATTTGACCACAGGACCGCGGCGCTATAACGAAATTCGACGGACCTTGCCTAATATTACACAGCGGATGCTAACCTTGCAGTTGCGTGAATTAGAGAGAGATGGCATTGTGCACCGTGAAATTTATAACGAGAACCCACCGCGTGTGGAATACTCGCTTACCCCGTTAGGAGATACGTTAAGGCCATTGCTGGATTTTATGAGAGACTGGGGGATCTTCTATGGAGAACAGGGTTGCGAGCCTGTGACGACAACTTCCAAATCAGGCAAGCACTTTTGTTAA
- a CDS encoding stalk domain-containing protein produces MKIVNKALLSSAIFLSTTVGIYSPLAQAEAGKISIMLDGYPLPFPVQPAMMNGTTMVPFRAISEALGITVKWDQASQSITATKAQDSATKQVILKMGSRNATVDGQAVQLTAAPQTVHGSTMIPLGFFGQQFGATVNWNQGTRTVSITSPRESMYTVGFYALSSFDQKSKIPDFNVVAFGWSRIDTNGQFTTNGKEYKWPQAAGTVTPESIVQEADSQGTSPYLMVYSGDGNHELTKVLENAQLQEQTISQIVSTATDKQFKGISLDLEGLGWSGDKAKARSDYNTFIKKLSTKAHQAGLKLTVVLHPLNSSYSGYDYKTLGNLADDLIIMAYDYGQKATPEPLEKVDEAIQLALKETSRDKLILGISMGSEKDSTVNAKIGLAKRYDLKGIAIWRLGIIGETAWSQMNEAIEFK; encoded by the coding sequence ATGAAAATCGTAAATAAGGCTTTGTTATCTAGTGCTATTTTTCTGAGTACCACAGTGGGCATCTATAGCCCCTTGGCACAAGCTGAAGCCGGCAAGATCAGCATTATGCTGGACGGATATCCATTACCGTTCCCTGTACAACCTGCCATGATGAACGGCACGACCATGGTTCCCTTTCGTGCGATTTCTGAAGCTCTTGGCATTACAGTGAAATGGGACCAAGCCAGCCAAAGCATCACCGCTACCAAAGCGCAAGATTCTGCTACCAAGCAGGTGATTCTAAAGATGGGTAGCCGCAATGCCACAGTGGACGGACAAGCGGTTCAACTAACAGCCGCTCCGCAAACCGTGCACGGCAGCACCATGATTCCGCTGGGCTTTTTCGGGCAGCAGTTTGGAGCCACGGTGAACTGGAACCAGGGAACACGGACGGTCTCCATTACATCGCCTCGTGAATCGATGTATACAGTAGGCTTCTATGCGCTGTCTTCCTTTGACCAAAAATCCAAAATACCGGATTTTAACGTCGTTGCCTTCGGCTGGAGTCGAATTGATACGAACGGACAATTTACCACAAACGGCAAAGAATACAAATGGCCTCAAGCCGCTGGAACTGTAACGCCAGAGTCCATTGTGCAGGAGGCAGACAGCCAGGGGACTTCCCCTTACCTGATGGTCTATTCCGGAGATGGCAATCACGAGCTGACCAAAGTTTTGGAAAATGCGCAGCTTCAAGAACAAACCATTTCCCAAATTGTCAGCACCGCCACCGACAAACAATTTAAAGGCATTTCGCTAGACCTGGAAGGATTGGGCTGGAGCGGCGACAAAGCCAAAGCTCGTTCAGACTACAACACCTTTATTAAAAAGCTATCGACCAAAGCGCATCAGGCCGGGCTCAAGCTCACCGTCGTTCTGCATCCGCTGAACAGTTCTTACTCTGGCTATGACTACAAAACGCTGGGCAATCTGGCGGACGATCTGATCATCATGGCTTATGATTACGGACAAAAGGCTACACCTGAGCCTTTGGAAAAAGTGGATGAAGCCATCCAACTGGCCTTGAAGGAAACCTCGCGGGACAAGCTCATTTTGGGGATTTCGATGGGTAGCGAAAAAGACAGCACCGTTAACGCCAAGATCGGTTTAGCCAAACGTTATGACCTCAAAGGAATCGCTATCTGGCGCTTGGGCATCATTGGAGAAACGGCCTGGTCACAGATGAACGAAGCCATCGAGTTTAAATAA